The Lepeophtheirus salmonis chromosome 6, UVic_Lsal_1.4, whole genome shotgun sequence DNA window aaaaagatataattactaattatgaaattaaatatggtttttaatgggtatcacgaaaaaaaaaaaaagagtaaagataaagcaaaacaaatataataatatggttATAAAAtcacatataaatacatagtatgacagaaaatgaatgatttttgatacttttttatttcatttaaaaaaaaaaaaacgtgtacttgtaaaaaaaaaaattaaaatagtttacaAGGGAACTTTCGCCCTGGCTTTTTGGGCTTTGACCCTACAGGATTACCGTCTTCATCCATTTTTCTAGCTTGAATTTTCCTCATCAAATCGAAGAAAACCTTATCTACATTAACACGATCCTTAGCAGACGTCTCCACATAAGGAACATTCCAACTATTGGCGCGTTCTTTAGCCGTTGCAACTGAAACCTGCCTCTTATCCGTTAAATCGCACTTATTTCCTACAAGAATAAAGGGTGGCACAGGATCATCCCCTTTGACTCGAAGTATTTGTTCACGGAATTCTTGAGTAGCTTGGAAGGAATCATCTTCTGTAATAGAGAAAACGCAGAGAAACCCTTCACCCGATCGGAAATAATTGTCACGTATAGCAGCATAATCTTCTTGACCAGCAGTATCTAAAATGTCGATTTGTACATCTTCTCCATCAAGAACGACTTTTTTCCTATAGGAATCCGCCTTTGTGGGTTCGTAGTCTTCCACAAACTCATCATACATGAATTGAAGTGTGAGTGCGGATTTGCCGACACCTCCTGAGCCCACCATGATGACTTTATGAAGAGACGACGAGGACGAACCTTTTTTGGATGCCATGGTTAGTAGTAGCAATAGATTGATTCACGTCCTTCTATTAATCAGCTGAAATATAAAGGAAGGAAATATTAATGGGATTAATAATCGTGTGCCATTATGACTCAGTTGATAAACAAATCTTATATAAATCTTCCTAATATAAAGAATGTTTCTCTTTTAGAACGTTCAGCAAATATGATACACATATTATtgagtcaaaaattaaattatttaaaaataattattacacattaaatctttattgaaaggagaaaaataatattactgatATGATAAGGAAAAGAGCTATAATTATAAGCCTATGAGATTTTCCACAATTACAGTAGTAACTCATGGAGGGCGTCTAGAAGGAGTGAAAAGGAGCCCTTGactagataaaatattattacaaaataaaactttttaacatatataataaaggcATGATAACAAATAATTAGAAACACTTTCCATGTCTTCTCGtctgtaaaatattattcaaataatattgtataaaatttcaCACGAAtcaacttattattaataatatacataataattaagcaACAATAGTAACGCACGAAGGAACCATCTCATGAAAGAATGAAGTGGCAAGGAAATCAACCTAATACAGCAGGACTTATATAATAGAACGTTTCATTGACATCGCAATTGAAGGAAACGTGTGATCAAAcccccaaaaattattgatgaaacTTGAAcatcaaatggttttaagaataaaaatacatactgCTTGCATTGAATACCACTTGATACCAatgataaatagtgatatttgaatataatcaaagtaatatctaCGGGAAATCCCTATAAACCGTCTAAATTagtacaatgtttttttttaaacgatgaGGTACGTGTAAAGTAAgatagttaaagaaaaaatattatcctttccttagttaaagttaatttgtatctacaatatgtaaaataagaaataaaatattttaatacattttagggtgagatatataataaaactagccATAAGAGGGATATATTTTGAATGGAGTAtaaaggtttaagtcctttgtTTCGtttgtccca harbors:
- the Rala gene encoding ras-related protein Ral-a, whose amino-acid sequence is MASKKGSSSSSLHKVIMVGSGGVGKSALTLQFMYDEFVEDYEPTKADSYRKKVVLDGEDVQIDILDTAGQEDYAAIRDNYFRSGEGFLCVFSITEDDSFQATQEFREQILRVKGDDPVPPFILVGNKCDLTDKRQVSVATAKERANSWNVPYVETSAKDRVNVDKVFFDLMRKIQARKMDEDGNPVGSKPKKPGRKFPCKLF